The genomic segment GATGTAACCGTAGGTGTCTCCCTTTGGACCGGCGCCAGCCCAAGTGATGTCTTCTGAAACAATGTAGTGACCCTCCTCTTCCTTGAAGATGTAACTGTAAATGTCGCCGTTCGGGCTGGAACCGGCCCAGGTGATGTCTTCTGAAACGACATAGTACTCGCCTTCGGAAAACCCGTAGGCACGATCGTCCTCTAACCGACAATGGTCGCCTTCGTCCCTGATGTCGTATGGGTTACCTGTTAATAATCCACACATATCGTCACAATATAATCTAAATTATAAGTATCTTTCTATAGCTTACATTTCTGATGGTAGCGATGGTGGTCGGATTACGTTCAAAATATGGTTTTCTTTTGGAAACAGTAGAGGCGTAGCTATCAGTTTCCATCATCGATGAGAAATTCAGTGTGAACTCTGTGACGAACCAATGAAGGAGACGTCAGTCGTCCATCCCCATTGACTCTATATCGACATCGAACAGCGCCGAGAACAGTTTCCGCTCGGCGACGCGGAGATGCCGCGCGAACGTGGGTTGGGCGATCCCCAGCGACTCGGCCAACTCACTGGCCGTCGTCTCTCGCGGCCATTCGAAGTAGCCCTCGACGACAGCGACGCGGAGTGCGGTGCGCTGCTTGTCGGTCAAGGTCCGGACGACGGCGTGATCGATCGTCCCGACGTGGCCAACCGGACCGTGTCGGAGGCAGTCCTTGCAGAGGTCGATCTCGAACCGCTGTCGGAGCGCTCGCGAAAGCGGACGCGTCCCCGTCGCTGGATCGAGATTCTCACAGAGCGCATCGCCTTCGGCAGTCGGATGAGGGATGTGGGCGGCTGTCGGTATCCCCCTGCCTGTAGCAATGACGTAGTCACACTCCGTACTCGCCACGCCCGTACCCTCCTACACCGTACGCGGTCGTCGGCGCTACATCGTCGGGTGACTCGTCACTATCCGAGTCGTCACCTGGATCCAGCCCGTCATCCTCGTCGCCGTCCGGCGTGCCGTACCCGGCCGGGAGCGCCCGATACGTTCCGCCGGGGATGCGCACGTGTACGCGCTCGTCGACGACGACCAACCACTCGTCGTTTGCTGCGTCGGTACTGTCGTACTCTGGGAGATCGAGCTTCATGGCTTCTGACTCAGGTTTGGAATCCGGATCGGGGACGTGTGCTTTACAGAACGAGTCGGCCCGCGGGTGATCCTCGGCGAGCCCCCAGCCGGCTGGCCGTCGGCACTGATCGCCGTCGTCGGTCGTACCCTGACACTGTGTCATCGGTTGGTAATGTGGAAATGGTCGGTCACGATGGGATTCGACGCGGAGAGGTTGCTCCCGGCCGGGTTGTACCCGGTTCCGGTCCCCGTCGTGTGGTCGGAGTTGTTCTCCGGGCCGACCGTCCCGAGCGCCGTGTTCGTGCCGAACGGATCCTCGACGAACTCGACGGTGATGTCGTTGTCCGCACCGCCGAACTCATTTCCGTCGTCCCACTGCACTTTCCCGCCGTACCACGTGTCGGGCGCTGCGGTCGCCGAGACGGTCCCGAGGACGCTCCGATTCCCGCCGACGACCGTGTTCAACCGAAACGCGTCGCTGTCGGCGTCGAACGAAATCTCGTATGTTTCGCTTGTGCCCGATTCGAGGCCGAAGAAGACACGCAACCGGTTCAGTTGGTTCGTGAAGTACGCGTACACCCAGAACTCGTCACCCTTCTGCGGCGCTGGACTCGGGTTGGCGTCGTAAAAGGAATCGAACGACTCCATCGCGAGCGCGTACGAGCCGGCGAGAACGGGCGAGGTGACGAACGAGTGGTCGCCGGTGTCGAACCCGGAGTAGTTGCTGGCGTCCTGGTCCTCCCACGACTCGACGATAGTGACGGTACTCCCGGTCTGTGCAGCTGTCTGTGCGATCGCGCCACCGCTGGTGCGGATAGCGCCGCCGCTGACGTATTTTGGCATAGGTCTTGTTCGGAATCGCTCAGGCGTTCGGGCGCCGGAAGAAGTCGTACCGGGTCGTCTCGGCGTCCGCGTTGTTGTTCCAGAGGCCGATGCCTTCGTGATCGGTGTAGTCGGGGTCGTTGTACGGGCCGAGCGACGCGAGTGTGTTCTCGGCACCTCCGGGATCCTCGACGAAGTCGATACTGATGTCGCCATCACTCCCTCCGAATGCGTTGCCGTTGTCGCGCTTGATGCGGAACTCGTGGTGCACCTCGTCGGCGAGATCCGACGTCCCGATATCGACCTTCGTGAGTTGCGACTCCGACCCACCGGACCGTTTGCGAAGGCGGAGCTGGCGCGTGCCGCTGGCGTTGAAGAGCTCGGCGACGTAGCAGTCGGCGACTGACGCAGGGTCGGGAATGCCGAACAGAATGCGCCGTTTGTCCGTATCGAGGTCAGTCGACCAGACGACGACCCGTGCCTCGACGCCCGTCGGGAAGTAATACTCCAAACCGTCGCCCGGTGCCGACGCAACGTACGACTGTGCCTCATCTGGCCCCTGCTCGAGGTAGGCCGTGCCGTCGAAGGCGTTGGCTGAATCGCCCGTAACGACCTCGAAGCCTCCGTTGATGACTGAGTACGACGAGAGATCTCCCGACTCGAAGGAGTCGATCCTGAACGGCCCCGTCGGCTCTGATGTGTCGCCCGAGCCCGAGGCGACATCCGTCGGTTGCTGGAGGTCGTGGAGCTGACGCTTGATCTGCGCGAGTTCGTCGATGGGGCCGAGCGGGGCGTTCACCTCAATCGTCGCGATAGCCTCGCCTTTCGATTCGCTAAACGAGGTCCGGTCGTGACTCAGCGTGCGATTGCCCCACTCAGGGATGGTCCGGTAATAGCCGGGGAGGACGGGTTCGGCGACGACATCCAACTGACCCGAGAGGGCGTCGTTTTCCAGTCGCGATTCGAGTTCGGACTCGGCGCGGGCCTGCGCGTCGGCGTTGGTCGTGATGGACTTATCGTCGATGCGCCATGGTTGCTCGCCCACAGCGTCGATCTCCGAGTCGGCGCGTGCCGTCGCCGAGACACGCGTCCCGTCCGAGGCCTTGCCGCCGTACACCCGGACGAGATTCGCGTAGTCGTACACCTCGCCCGAGGAGTCGTGTTCGACGGCGGTCCAGTCGGCCGTCCGGACGAGTTCGGTCGGATCGTAGCTCTCGACGACCCGACCGGGCGTAGTGTGCTGGACGGTGAAGCGCATCCCCGCCCGCTCGTGGAGCGTCTGCAGGATTTCCAAAACGCTCCCAGTGGACTCGAACTCGGTCAGCGTCGTCTCCGTCGACGGTGGTGTGACGATCGCGTCGAAACTCGTGTGGCTATCCCAGACCTGCTTGATGGCGCGCCACGCTGCGATGTCCGCAAAGGAGATGGTGAGATTCGAGCGGGCTAACTCCCGTGCTGGGCCGCGCCCAGCGATGGTCGCCTCGGCGTCCGTCCCGTACGAGGGCCACTCCTCCAGCGTTCCCGAAAAGAGAATCTGGTCGCCGCGGTAGACGTCGAACGATCCGAACTTGAAGTCCGCCAGCCCGGCGATGCGCGGGACCGTCAGACTCGCATCGGAGATGGCGGTGTGTTCGTAGTTGATCTCGGTGTTCGTGACCGCGGTGACGTCTGTCCGGCGGCCGTCCTTGGTCGTCAGGACCGCCCGGTAGATCTGCCGGCGCTGGCCGGAGTAGGCGGCCCCGTACTCGGGGTCACCGTACGCCGCACCGTGTTCTGGGTCACCGTACGCAAACCCACGCTGGAGCGGAGAGTCGTCACGCACCATCTTATCGCGTCTTCGTCAAGCGGTCGATGCGCCCGGCGACGGCGACGTGGACGCCGACGCCCCGGCCGCGATACGTCGTGTCCTTCGTGGGCGCTGCGTTCTCGGCGAGGATGCTGTCCTTCGAGCTGCCGCTGGTCGACCACAGCCGGCTCGGATGGACGCCCTTGCCACCGCCGTCGTAGTCGATTTCGAGGATGTACCACGTGTCCGCTGAAGCGGAAACAGAGGAGGACCCGAGCGTCTCCGTCTGGTTCTCGTCGACGCGGACCGTCTCGACACGGCCGCCCTCGAAGTCGAGTCGGGCGCGGATGTCTCGCTGCGCGTCGTCCTCGTCTTTACAGATGGCGAGGTCGATACGTTTCGTGTCTGCGAGCGGGTAGACAGCGAGGTTGGCCGTGTCGCCGATATCAACGTACTGCGGCAGGCCGTCGTCGGGTAAACTCCAATCGGTGGTGTAGCCAGGACCATCCCAGAGCGCGCTTGCCGAGCCCTCGAACGCCGGCGTCGAGTACTCGAACGACGAGTCGCCACCGCGCCAGTTGTCACTTATCGAGTCATCGAAGTTCTCGAGGACTTTCGTCGCCGATCCGGTGAACGATGTCACCGGGCTGTCGTCGAGCGCCCGGATTTCGTCTGACTCCGAGGAGTACCAGTGGATCTTGTCGGTCGTCGTATTGTGCCAGAACTGCGACTTCGTCAGGTCCTCTTGCGGCGGATCACTCGACCGCGTGTTGAGAATCCCAGACGTGTCCGGGACGCGCAGGTCGAGAATGTCGGTGGAGTTCGAGAGATCGCCCGATTCGGTCGCCCCTGGTGGGACGTTCACGACTGCGATGGCGACGCCGTCGACGCCCGTCAGCGACGGCGGGGCGGGGACCCATGTTTGCCAGCCCGATCGGTCCGATGGAACTGCCGCGGCTGCCCGTCCCTGCTTGGCGCGGACATCTCCGAAGCGGTCGACGTAGATGAGGTCTTTGCGCGGATGTTGCGGGTCCCCTGGCTGGAGCGCGATGTCCTGCGTGGAGACACCGACGAGGTCGCCATCGTGACGGACTACGCCGGTCGACACCCGACACTCGATGCTGGACGTCGAGTCGCCGACGACCGTCCCGCAGCCATCCACGTGACCGTAGCCAGCACCGGGCTGGAGAACGGCGTTGAGGTACAGTGAGACTGCCGCATACGCGTTTTCGACTTGTAGTGGCATCTCAGTTTACCCGGTAGGCGACCGTGCGTTCGACTCCGATCCCGTTGCCGCCCTCGTCAGATGGGGTGTAGTCTGTCCCCGTCGTGTTCGCAAGCCGGAGATGTGCGACCTTTGGCGACCCTGTCGAATTTGAATACGAGGCGACGCCCGACTCGTTCTCGGTGTAGTTCGGCGCGACCGAGGCGTCGATAGATGCCTGCGTTGTCCCGCTCGGGTCGTTGAGTTCGAGGACGATCCCGGAGTCAGTCGACCCGTCGTCTAATCGAAGGCCCCAGGCGTAGACGGTGAGCGTCTTGCCATCCGGCACGAACACTGGTTGCTCGTAGTCGTCGTTTGCTTCTATCGAGAACGAGTCAGCGTCGGGTTCGGCGATGGCCTCGGCGGCGAGGTCCTGGTCGGTGCGGACCATCGCCTCCTGGCCGGTCGTCCCGGCGGCACCGAGACTCATCGTCCCATCGTCGTAGATACGAAGCAGCCAGTCGTTCGCCGTCTTATCGTACGCTCCCCAGACGTGTCCCAAGGCCCGATTGATTTCGAGCGTGATGGTGTTCTTCCCGCCGTCGTCGAGCACCCGAGCGAGCGAGAAGTAGTTCGTGCCCGACCCCGTGTCGAGCGTCACCTGTCCGTTCGCGCCGTCATCGGCGGCGGCAAGCGTGAGTTCCCCGCCCGCAGAGAGGTCGACTGCCGTGTCCTGCGTGATGGTGACATCCGAGTCGAACGTCCACGCACCCGTGACGGACTCGGACTCGGCGAGAGCGGCCAGGTCGCTCCCCTCGTAGCCGTCGACCGTGTCGGCGTCGAGGCCGTTGCCGTCACCCTCGTCCGCACTCGTCAGCGTGGCGTCGGGCCACGGGCGGACTCGCCTATCGGAGACGTACGTGACCGTGCTGTCGTCCATCTCCGAGGACGCGGTCGTCCCTGCGGGCACCCAGACCTCGGCGATAGGTGCGACCTCGGTCCACGCCGAGGCGCCACTCACGTCCGAGAGGTCAGAGAGGTCGGGCGGCTCGGGCTGGTACGTCTGTCGGTCGGTCGCCGTGTCGGCGAGGATGCCGTTGGCCTTTGCCTCTCTGGGAGTTCCCTCGACGACGTGCAGCACGCCCGTACTGTCGGCGACGATGACGTCCTTGCGCGGGTACTGGGCGTCGCCATCCGCGAGCGTGACCGTTGCTGAGGAGACGGCGACGGTGGTGTTCTCGACGGCCACCTCGCCCGAGGCGACGTCGACCGTGATGTCGGTGCTACTGCTGGTGAGCGACGCCGCACAGCCCGATGTGACGCCCGTCCCCACCGCACGTTGGAGGAGTTGGACGGTGTCGAGCCCGACGGCGCCGTCGAAGTTTCTGACTTGAAGTGTCATTTGCGGTTATGATTAAATTATGAAAAGTCGTTGCGCTCGGCCGCCGCGACGACGCCGTCCCGCGTGGGGTAGCGCTCCGTCGAGGCGATGGTCGTCGTCTGGAGCGTCACATCGTACGGGGGCTGGCGAGCGACTGGTTGGACTGGCCGCCCGTCACCACCGCCCAGCGGCCGTCGTACATCGACCCCTCGCGTGTCGGCGGCGGGTTGCCGTCCGTGTAGGTGCCGTCCGACGATTTCGCGAGGGGTTCGATCCGGACGAGTTGCGAAAAGGAGTCGTCGAACTGCTCGCGGTAGAAGACGTCCTGTCCCGGCGGGTCGTAGGTGATGACGTCCCGGGAGCGGACGAGGTACTCGCGGAGGTCGTCGAAGCGAGCGCGTGGGTCGTCGTCAGGGTCGCCGTTCGAGGGCTGGGCGGCGCAGACACACCGATACGTGACGGAGCGGCCGGGGACGACCGGGGAGAGTGGATTCTCGGCTGAGAGGCCGTCGACGCGAATGCCGTTGATGTGCCACGGCGCGTCGAAGCCCGCGTAGCCGGTCGCCGGTGCGCCGTAGTGGCCGGTGCTGTAGCTCCGGTCGCTGTAACTCGGTGTGGGTGTCATGATGGGTTAGGACCGCGAGAAGCTGCGCCGCTGTTTGCGCTGGTTGAGTTGCTCCAATTCGTCGTAGATCAGCCGGGCAAGTGTCTCGGGGTCGTCCTCTCGTGCGTCGATGCTGATGTCGACGTTGTACGTGTCGCCGCCGCCACCAGCCGCGCCGGCGCTCTCCAACGCGTCCGCGAGGACGCCCGTCCCCTGCGAGTTGAGTGGTATGATGGCCTCGTCGTCGCCATCCTCGCCGATGAGCGCTGACGTGGGGCCAGTGACGATGCCGCCTGAGGCCATCGGCGAGAGCGGACCGCCTGGTGACGCGCCTTCGGAGGGCGCGCCGGCGACGCTCCCACCAGAGCCGCCGCGGTTGCCGCCCCCTTGGGAACTACCACTACTGGACGACCCGCTGGACGAGTCGCTGCCCGAGTCGTCACTCCCGTCGTCGCCGCTGTCGGGACTGCCAGACAGAATACTGGAGGCGCGAGAAACGGCCTCTTGCGCCTCCGAAATGATGTTACCGGCGATTCGCTTCACCGACTCGAACTTGCTCTCAAACTCGCCAACAATGCTCCCGAGGACGTCCTCGACGTCCGAGAGCATGTTGTCGAGCGCCGTCTTGAGCGCGTCTTTCGCCTCGCCGGACTTCGTCTCAACCGTCGACGCAACCTCCTCGAATTTCGACGTGACCTCCTCAAGGATTTTGCCGAGTATCTCGACGACCATGTCCTTGATCGCCGTCCAAATCTCGGTCGCGCGCTCCTTGAGCCCCGTCAGAATCTCGACGGCGTTCTCTTTCAGCGTCGTGATGAGTTCCGTCGCGCGGTCTTTGAGGTCGGTGACGAGTTGGACGACTGTCTCTTTCAGCGTGGTCACCAACTCGACGGCGCGGTCTTTCAGTTCCGTGACGAGACGGACGAAGTCTTCCTT from the Halogeometricum rufum genome contains:
- a CDS encoding helix-turn-helix domain-containing protein, which encodes MASTECDYVIATGRGIPTAAHIPHPTAEGDALCENLDPATGTRPLSRALRQRFEIDLCKDCLRHGPVGHVGTIDHAVVRTLTDKQRTALRVAVVEGYFEWPRETTASELAESLGIAQPTFARHLRVAERKLFSALFDVDIESMGMDD